A region of Paralichthys olivaceus isolate ysfri-2021 chromosome 24, ASM2471397v2, whole genome shotgun sequence DNA encodes the following proteins:
- the kynu gene encoding kynureninase: MDPLNCSTPRETLEQVSVLLGCSPTSAEVASYLDKHDKLRHLRENFLVPKMADLPPSDLSLVDGSNECIYLVGNSLGLQPKMTRKYLEEELDKWAKMGAHGHTEGSRPWAWAENNIEAVMAHIVGAKPEEVALMNGLTVNLHLLMLSFYKPTAARHKILLEDKAFPSDHYAVESQIRLRGFDPQQSMLQLSPRPGEETLRTEDILQLIEKEGDSIAMVMFSGVQYYTGQLFNMAAITEAGQRKGCFVGFDCAHAVGNAELKLHDWGVDFACWCSYKYLNSGAGGLGGAFVHEKHKDTIKPALLGWWGHDLKTRFKMNNVLELQPGVSGFRLSNQPILLVCPLQASLQVFNMTSMQELRRKSLLLTGYLEYLIQQFYTEDSKQPRKPHVRIITPSDPLQRGCQLSLSFSVPIRKVFQELEKRGVACDMREPSVLRIAPVPLYNTFSDVHTFIQTLGAVLAADE, translated from the exons atGGATCCGCTGAACTGCTCAACTCCGAGAGAAACCCTGGAGCAGGTTTCCGTCTTGCTGGGCTGCAGTCCGACCTCTGCAGAAGTGGCGTCATACCTCGACAAACATGACAAACTGAGGCATCTCAGAGAGAATTTCCTGGTGCCCAAAATGGCAGACTTGCCTCCTT CTGATCTCTCTCTGGTCGATGGCAGCAACGAGTGCATCTACCTGGTGGGGAACTCGTTGGGGCTTCAGCCCAAAATGACCCGGAAATATCTGGAAGAGGAGCTGGACAAGTGGGCGAAAAT GGGTGCTCATGGTCACACAGAGGGCTCTCGACCTTGGGCGTGGGCTGAGAACAACATCGAGGCAGTCATGGCTCATATTGTTG GAGCTAAACCTGAAGAGGTGGCGCTGATGAACGGCCTGACGGTGAATTTACATCTTCTAATG CTCTCCTTCTACAAACCCACAGCAGCTCGACACAAAATCCTCCTGGAAGACAAAGCTTTTCCTTCAGACCAC TACGCTGTGGAGTCTCAGATCAGGCTGCGAGGATTCGACCCTCAGCAGAGCATGCTGCAGCTGTCACCCAGACCG GGGGAAGAGACTCTGAGAACAGAGGACATCCTGCAGCTGATTGAGAAGGAGGGCGACTCCATCGCCATGGTGATGTTCAGCGGAGTTCAGTATTACACGGGTCAGCTGTTCAACATGGCCGCCATCACTGAGGCTGGACAGAGGAAG ggCTGTTTTGTAGGTTTCGACTGCGCCCACGCTGTCGGGAACGCCGAGTTAAAGCTGCACGACTGGGGAGTCGACTTTGCCTGCTGGTGCTCCTACAAG TATCTGAACTCAGGCGCTGGAGGCCTCGGAGGAGCGTTTGTCCacgagaaacacaaagacaccaTCAAACCAGC GCTGTTGGGATGGTGGGGGCATGACCTGAAGACTCGGTTCAAGATGAATAACG TGTTGGAGCTGCAGCCTGGTGTGAGCGGCTTCAGACTCTCCAACCAGCCCATCCTGCTGGTCTGCCCCCTGCAGGCCAGTCTGCAG GTGTTTAACATGACCAGCATGCAGGAGTTACGCAGGAAGTCCCTCCTCCTGACAGGTTACCTGGAGTATCTCATCCAACAGTTCTACACTGAAGACTCCAAGCAGCCCAGGAAACCGCACGTCCGCATCATCACGCCCTCCGACCCTCTGCAGAGAGGCTGCCAGCTCtcactctccttctctgtccccATCAGGAAGGTGTtccaggagctggagaagagagGAGTCGCA